From the Lacipirellulaceae bacterium genome, the window TTGCGCGTGAACACACCGTCAACGTGCTCTGTGATCGCTTGGAACTGTTGTATCGGGCAGCAGCGAAACATCGGTTCAAGCGGTCTGATGGCAGCGAGGTGACCAAGTTCGTCTACCTCGACATGGAGGAATACCGCGACAAGCACATCACTGCCGAGGTTTTCATGCGAACGCTCGACCGGCCTGGGATGGAGCAAGTCCGCGCCGGAATAGCCTTGCAAGCGTATCTGCCTGACTCCTTCGAGACGCAGCAAACGATTACCGAGTGGGCAAGAGCACGGGTGACGGCGGGGAAGTCGCCGGTGACGGTTCGCCTCGTAAAGGGTGCCAACATGGAGATGGAACGCGTTGAAGCGAGCCTCTACGGCTGGCCGATCGCGACGTTCACAGACAAAACCGACACCGATGCCAACTATCTGCGGATGCTTCGCTACGGGATGCAGCCGGAGAATATCGCGGCGGTGCAGTTGGGCATTGCTTCGCACAATTTGTTCTCACTGGCTTACGGTCTGGTGCTGGCATTCGAGGCCAGCGCTCTTGATCGCGTGCAATTTGAGATGCTCGAAGGGATGGCCAACCATCAGCGACGGGCGTTGTTTGCCCTCTCCCAGAACATGCTGCTTTACGCACCGGCGTGCAAGCAGGAAGATTTCATCAATGCGATCGGGTACCTCGTGCGTCGGCTTGATGAGAACACGGGCGAGGAGAACTTCTTGCGTCACGCGTTTAGCTTGGAAGTTGGGGATGCGGAGTGGGAGAAGTTAGAAGAAGGCTTTTTGGCGGCCTTTCGGCGCATTGAGTCGCTTTCGAGCGCTCCGAATAAGGTACAAGATCGGAACATAGAGAGCGCACACCGGCAGGCTGTTAGCCCGCGGCAGCCGTTCGCTAATGAACCCGACACGGATTGGTCGCTTCCTCAGAATGGCGAGTGGGCTCAGCAAATCATTGAGCGTTGGGAGCCACAGCATAGTGACCACGCTGCCGATGTGCCCTTGGTGATCGCTGGGAAGGAAATCTTTGCTGATCGCGAAGTTGGTGAATCCACTGATCCCTCTCGCCCAGGAATTGTCGTCGCCAAGTATCGTGAAGGGACAAGCGAAGATGTCGAAGACGCGGTGCGATGTGCCGTCGCCGATCCAACGAACTGGCGTGACCTGCCCGTGGCGGAGCGAACGGAGTTGCTCGACCGAGTCGCCGATGAAATTGTTCGCAACCGTGGCGATCTCATGGGGGCCATGCTCGCTGAAGGAGGGAAGACGCTCGCCGAAAGCGACCCGGAAGTCTCCGAGGCGATCGATTTCTGCCGTTACTATGGTCAATCGGCAGCGGCCTTTCACGAGTTAGAAGGAGTGCAGGTCACGAGTAAAGGAGTCGTGGCGGTGGTTTCGCCCTGGAATTTCCCACTGGCGATTCCTTGTGGTGGCATCGCCGCGGCGCTGGCGGCGGGGAACACGGCGATTCTCAAGCCCGCTTCCGACACGGCGATGATTGCCTATCGGCTCTGTGAGTGCTTTTGGCGCGCCGGTGTGCCGCGCGAAGCCTTGCAGTTTCTCACTGGACGAGGCGGTACTGTTGGTCACCAGCTTGTGACGCATGATGCGGTCGATGCTGTGATTCTTACTGGGGGGACGAACACTGCAGAGCGGATGCTGGCCGCGAAGCCTGCAATGAACTTGTACGCCGAGACTGGTGGGAAGAACGCCACGATTGTCACAGCGCTGGCCGATCGCGATCTGGCGATCAAGAACGTCTTGCACTCAGCGTTCAGTCACGGCGGGCAGAAATGTTCGGCGACTTCCTTGCTGCTGCTCGAAGAAGAAGTCTACAACGACGCGAGTTTTCGAGAGACCTTGTGCGATGCGGTGGAGAGCTTGAAGGTCGGCTCGGCTTGGAAACTGGAAACGAAGATCGGCCCGCTGATTCGCCCGCCCAGCGGCGAGCTTGAGCAGGGACTGAAAGACCTTGAAGACGGCGAATCCTGGGCCGTGATGCCGCGGCTGCACGTCGATGAGAATCCGAATCTGATTGCCCCCGGTGTGAAGTGGGGCGTCACGCCTGGAAGTTTCACACACTGCACGGAATTGTTTGGCCCGGTGCTGGGCGTGATGTGCGTGAAGAGCCTGGGAGAAGCGATCGAATTGGTGAACGCGACGGGATACGGACTGACATCAGGTTTAGAGAGCCTCGATCATCGCGAGCACGACATTTGGAAGAAAGGCGTCAAGTCGGGCAACCTCTATGTGAACCGCCCGACGACCGGTGCGATCGTTCTTCGCCAACCGTTCGGCGGCATGGGCAAAAGTGCCGTCGGTCCCGGCATCAAAGCGGGCGGGCCGAACTACGTGGCGACCTTGATGAAGTTTCAAGATAACTGCGAGGCAGGTTTCCAGAATCGTGCGAGTCGCAGGGAAGCTCCAACTTGGCCAACCTTCCAAACCTTCTGCGAGGTCCTTGACGATCCCACGCTCACTAGCGCTATCGTTAGTTACGAACGATGGGGCGAGGAAGAGTTTTTGAGCACGCACGACCATTTTCATCTTGTGGGCGAAGATAACATTCGTCGTTATTTGCCCGTCAAGCGGCTCTGTGTGCGT encodes:
- a CDS encoding proline dehydrogenase family protein, with the translated sequence MPSKLPDEVAKQVQSQINELFADFNSNDSEVDPLAQQAVYLARELQRRASQLQTPAEKQQQAELDAMITSPEDKATLMQMTDQAFRSHSTRRAADQLVHILDVQGVPRFFGLFDKAMLKGFQAFGGYLPGVAMPLVKEKMQHETANVVLPAEEELLKKHLEERRREGLRMNVNVLGEALLGEREAQRRLQMYLAALARPEIEVISVKISTIYSQISPIAREHTVNVLCDRLELLYRAAAKHRFKRSDGSEVTKFVYLDMEEYRDKHITAEVFMRTLDRPGMEQVRAGIALQAYLPDSFETQQTITEWARARVTAGKSPVTVRLVKGANMEMERVEASLYGWPIATFTDKTDTDANYLRMLRYGMQPENIAAVQLGIASHNLFSLAYGLVLAFEASALDRVQFEMLEGMANHQRRALFALSQNMLLYAPACKQEDFINAIGYLVRRLDENTGEENFLRHAFSLEVGDAEWEKLEEGFLAAFRRIESLSSAPNKVQDRNIESAHRQAVSPRQPFANEPDTDWSLPQNGEWAQQIIERWEPQHSDHAADVPLVIAGKEIFADREVGESTDPSRPGIVVAKYREGTSEDVEDAVRCAVADPTNWRDLPVAERTELLDRVADEIVRNRGDLMGAMLAEGGKTLAESDPEVSEAIDFCRYYGQSAAAFHELEGVQVTSKGVVAVVSPWNFPLAIPCGGIAAALAAGNTAILKPASDTAMIAYRLCECFWRAGVPREALQFLTGRGGTVGHQLVTHDAVDAVILTGGTNTAERMLAAKPAMNLYAETGGKNATIVTALADRDLAIKNVLHSAFSHGGQKCSATSLLLLEEEVYNDASFRETLCDAVESLKVGSAWKLETKIGPLIRPPSGELEQGLKDLEDGESWAVMPRLHVDENPNLIAPGVKWGVTPGSFTHCTELFGPVLGVMCVKSLGEAIELVNATGYGLTSGLESLDHREHDIWKKGVKSGNLYVNRPTTGAIVLRQPFGGMGKSAVGPGIKAGGPNYVATLMKFQDNCEAGFQNRASRREAPTWPTFQTFCEVLDDPTLTSAIVSYERWGEEEFLSTHDHFHLVGEDNIRRYLPVKRLCVRVHPDDQAWEVFARVAAARIAGSNITVSVPASLSGEAMGAVSQLKELVAIWSPKPEFLAESNEDLAMATSKRRVGRLRFAHPSRVPTDVRKAAADALLYIADTPVSSHGRVELLWYFREQSISHVYHRYGNLGLRGNSQ